One Alkalispirochaeta americana genomic window, TAGTGAAGGACATTCAACAGTGCCTGAATACAGAATTCATTTTATGTGGCAGGAGAAGCTTCGGACCCTGAAAGCAAAAGACCTGGACATGACACACCCCTATTTTGTTTCCCTGGAAGATCTTGTATTTCCACCTCCCAGCTCTGTCATCATTGGCCCTGACGACGACGAGTTGCGAAGAACCTTCGGAGAGGCCCGCAGCATCATGCTTCCCTTTCAGAGTGTCCAACTCATTGAAGTTCTCCAGGAAACAGGCGCCGGCCCTTCCGGGAAGGTCATCAAGTTCGAGAAACCAGAAAAGAACGTACCAAAAGAACATACGCAGGAAGAAAATGACGAATAACCTAGACACCAGCACCTTTGTGCTATCCACGCTACGGAAAATTATCCGGGCCATTGATATACATTCACGCCAGCTCTCAAAACAATACGGTCTGACGGGCCCTCAACTGGTGGTGATCAGCGAGATTGGGCAGTACGGGTCCATGACCATCGGGGAGCTGGCCCGCCGCATCAGTTTGAGCCAGGCCACGGTAACAACGAT contains:
- a CDS encoding DUF1820 family protein is translated as MPEYRIHFMWQEKLRTLKAKDLDMTHPYFVSLEDLVFPPPSSVIIGPDDDELRRTFGEARSIMLPFQSVQLIEVLQETGAGPSGKVIKFEKPEKNVPKEHTQEENDE